Proteins from a genomic interval of Physeter macrocephalus isolate SW-GA chromosome 21, ASM283717v5, whole genome shotgun sequence:
- the TCEAL7 gene encoding transcription elongation factor A protein-like 7, whose product MQKSCKENEGKPKCSVPKREEERPYGEFQRQQTEGNFRQRLLQSLEEFKEDIDYRHFKDEEMTREGDEMERCLEEIRGLRKKFRALHSNHRHSRDRPYPI is encoded by the coding sequence ATGCAAAAATCctgcaaagaaaatgaaggaaaacccAAGTGCAGCGTGccaaagagggaggaagaacGCCCCTATGGAGAATTCCAACGCCAGCAAACAGAAGGGAATTTTAGGCAAAGGTTGCTTCAGTCTCTCGAGGAATTTAAAGAGGACATAGACTATAGGCATTTTAAGGATGAAGAAATGACAAGAGAGGGAGATGAGATGGAAAGGTGTTTGGAAGAGATAAGGGGTCTGAGAAAGAAATTTAGGGCTCTGCATTCTAACCATAGGCATTCTCGGGACCGTCCTTATCCCATTTAA
- the LOC102984793 gene encoding protein BEX1, translating into MASKEERAVKHLYMENANQDNENKDEKGQDANKGEPFALPLEAGEYCVPRGNRRRYRVRQPILQYRWDMTQRLEEPQARMREENMERIGEEVRQLMEKLREKQLSHSLRAVSTDPPHHDHHDEFCLMP; encoded by the coding sequence ATGGCGTCCAAAGAGGAACGAGCAGTAAAACATCTCTACATGGAAAATGCCAACCAGGATAATGAAAACAAGGACGAAAAGGGGCAGGATGCTAATAAAGGAGAGCCTTTCGCCCTCCCTTTGGAAGCTGGTGAATATTGTGTACCTAGAGGAAATCGTAGGAGGTACCGTGTTAGGCAGCCCATCCTGCAGTATAGATGGGACATGACTCAGAGGCTTGAAGAGCCACAGGCAAGGATGAGAGAAGAGAATATGGAAAGGATTGGGGAAGAGGTGAGGCAgctgatggaaaaactgagggAAAAGCAGTTGAGTCATAGTTTGCGGGCAGTAAGCACTGACCCCCCTCACCATGACCATCATGATGAGTTTTGCCTTATGCCTTGA